One genomic region from Arthrobacter sp. FB24 encodes:
- a CDS encoding carbohydrate ABC transporter permease, with amino-acid sequence MSTLTAERPTAEPATRPRAPKRRLRGEAKLHPLVWVFVVAVMGFSLIPFYWLVNTSLKTGASLSQGELYPSQPTFENYLVVFQNPEFLLALRNSVIIAVVTTTVALVFASFAAYALARLKMRRKALILTLILSVTTFPAIAIAAPLFSIWREIGLYDTLLGLIIPKLTFALPLAIYTLTSFFKEIPRELEESAYMDGATPFTAFRKVILPLAVPGLATTAILVFISVWNEFLLAVTLTTSPEARPVPVAIAFFSGTSEFDQPLGTISAASVIITVPLVILVLLCQKRIVSGMTAGAVKG; translated from the coding sequence ATGAGCACGCTGACTGCAGAACGCCCGACGGCGGAACCCGCCACCCGCCCCAGGGCACCGAAGCGTCGGCTCCGGGGCGAAGCGAAACTGCACCCGCTTGTTTGGGTGTTCGTCGTGGCCGTCATGGGCTTCTCGCTCATACCGTTTTACTGGCTGGTGAACACCTCGCTCAAGACGGGGGCGAGCCTGTCCCAGGGCGAGCTCTACCCGAGCCAGCCCACCTTTGAGAACTACCTTGTGGTATTCCAGAACCCCGAGTTCCTCCTGGCCCTGCGCAACTCCGTGATTATCGCCGTCGTCACCACCACAGTGGCACTGGTGTTCGCATCGTTCGCTGCTTATGCCCTGGCCAGGCTGAAGATGCGCCGCAAGGCCTTGATCCTGACGCTGATCCTCTCGGTGACAACTTTCCCGGCCATCGCCATCGCGGCCCCGTTGTTCTCCATCTGGCGGGAAATCGGACTGTACGACACACTGCTGGGCCTCATCATCCCGAAGCTGACGTTCGCCTTGCCGCTGGCGATTTACACGCTGACGTCCTTCTTCAAGGAGATCCCGCGGGAACTCGAGGAATCCGCGTACATGGATGGCGCCACGCCGTTCACCGCCTTCCGCAAAGTCATCCTGCCCCTGGCGGTCCCCGGCCTGGCCACGACAGCGATCCTGGTGTTCATCTCGGTCTGGAACGAATTCCTCCTTGCCGTCACCCTGACCACCTCGCCGGAGGCCCGCCCGGTCCCGGTCGCGATTGCCTTCTTCAGCGGAACCAGCGAGTTCGACCAACCGCTGGGCACCATCAGCGCCGCGTCGGTGATCATCACGGTCCCGCTCGTCATCCTTGTGCTCTTGTGCCAGAAACGCATCGTTTCGGGCATGACGGCCGGCGCCGTCAAGGGCTAG
- a CDS encoding carbohydrate ABC transporter permease, giving the protein MANKTLVPGRGVNGRDRAERRLAVRMTAPSLVIMALVAAVPIGYAIWLSLNQYSVRTAGLSRFVGLENYISALSSSQWWAAFGQTFLFAGLSVSLELVLGTAMALLLNLAFKGRALLRTVVLLPYAIITVVSAITWQTMFQPNMGLVTNVLSALGLPGGDVVWLGEHGYAMAVIVLADVWKTTPFAALIILAGLQVISSETYEAAELDGASKWQAFVHITLPLLRPAIVLAAIFRTMDALRVFDLPFVLTRGANGTESMSMLAYTQLRENRLVGEGSALSILTFLTVMVVSVIYVRFAGGNIREVAKEEQ; this is encoded by the coding sequence ATGGCCAATAAAACACTTGTTCCCGGTCGCGGAGTGAACGGCCGCGACCGGGCCGAGCGGCGGCTGGCGGTCCGCATGACGGCCCCCTCCCTGGTCATCATGGCCCTGGTGGCGGCGGTCCCCATTGGCTACGCGATCTGGCTCTCCCTGAACCAGTACAGCGTCCGCACTGCAGGCCTCTCCCGATTCGTCGGTCTGGAGAACTACATCTCTGCCCTGAGCAGCTCTCAATGGTGGGCTGCCTTCGGCCAGACGTTCCTCTTCGCCGGACTTTCGGTCTCCTTGGAGTTGGTGCTCGGTACGGCCATGGCCTTGTTGCTCAACCTCGCGTTCAAGGGCCGCGCCCTCCTGCGCACAGTGGTTCTGCTGCCCTATGCCATCATCACCGTGGTCAGCGCCATCACTTGGCAGACGATGTTCCAGCCGAACATGGGCCTGGTAACCAACGTCCTCTCCGCGCTCGGACTGCCCGGCGGCGACGTCGTCTGGCTCGGCGAGCACGGATACGCCATGGCCGTGATCGTTCTGGCCGACGTCTGGAAGACCACGCCGTTCGCGGCACTCATCATCCTGGCCGGCCTGCAGGTCATCTCCTCCGAGACCTACGAGGCCGCAGAACTCGACGGCGCCAGCAAGTGGCAGGCATTCGTACACATCACCCTGCCGCTCCTGCGTCCTGCAATCGTACTTGCGGCGATCTTCCGCACCATGGATGCCCTGCGCGTCTTCGACCTGCCGTTCGTGCTGACCCGCGGCGCGAACGGCACCGAGTCCATGTCGATGCTGGCCTACACCCAGTTGCGCGAAAACCGGCTGGTGGGTGAAGGATCGGCGCTGTCCATTCTGACCTTTCTGACCGTCATGGTGGTCTCCGTCATTTACGTCCGCTTCGCCGGCGGCAACATCCGCGAAGTCGCCAAGGAGGAACAATGA
- a CDS encoding hydroxypyruvate isomerase family protein has protein sequence MTYTVNCSILLTELPLLERPAAAKAAGFDAVEFWWPFESSVPTDAQINEFETAIKDADVQLTGLNFNAGNMPGGDRGLVSWPARSTEFQDNIDVVAGIGEHLGCKAFNALYGNRIDGESAEQQDAIGAENLARAAAGVGRIGGTVLLEPVSGAPRYPLLKAQDALSVIARVKEESGAENIKLLADFYHLAVNGDDVAAVIEKHAKDFGHIQIADNPGRGAPGTGELPLGEWIARSRELGYEGYIGLEYKEPQETAFSWAIRQRVSQ, from the coding sequence ATGACGTACACAGTGAACTGCTCCATCCTCCTGACGGAGCTGCCCTTGCTCGAGCGCCCCGCCGCCGCGAAGGCAGCCGGTTTTGACGCCGTCGAGTTCTGGTGGCCCTTCGAGTCCTCCGTCCCCACGGACGCCCAGATCAACGAGTTTGAAACCGCCATCAAGGATGCCGACGTTCAGCTCACGGGCCTGAACTTCAACGCCGGCAACATGCCCGGCGGCGATCGCGGCCTGGTTTCCTGGCCTGCACGCTCCACCGAATTCCAGGACAACATCGACGTTGTCGCCGGCATTGGTGAGCACCTCGGCTGCAAGGCCTTCAACGCCCTCTACGGCAACCGCATCGACGGCGAATCGGCCGAACAGCAGGACGCCATCGGCGCCGAAAACCTCGCAAGGGCAGCTGCCGGCGTCGGCCGTATCGGCGGCACCGTCCTCCTGGAACCAGTAAGCGGCGCCCCCAGGTACCCGCTCCTCAAGGCCCAGGACGCCCTCAGCGTCATTGCCCGGGTCAAGGAGGAGTCCGGCGCTGAGAACATCAAGCTCCTCGCCGACTTCTACCACCTGGCCGTCAACGGAGACGACGTCGCCGCAGTCATCGAAAAGCACGCAAAGGACTTCGGCCACATCCAGATCGCCGACAACCCCGGCCGCGGGGCTCCCGGAACCGGTGAGCTTCCCCTCGGCGAATGGATCGCCCGCAGCCGCGAACTCGGCTACGAGGGCTACATCGGCCTCGAATACAAGGAACCGCAGGAAACGGCCTTCAGCTGGGCCATCCGCCAGCGCGTCTCGCAGTAG
- a CDS encoding ABC transporter substrate-binding protein translates to MDLIRPASPLQEDTATSQTSAHITELRAGSLRTRLVTVAAAAIAAGLLISGCGGGAAPQGAEQAAAADPASGANAGGSVNICGVKDASGIYKGTAAAFTKANGKVTAKYTEIGATTDEARTQIVQRLEGKSTECDIFLTDVIWTSEFASQGWLLDQTKLVEANKDRLIPSTVETTKYQDKYWASPFFTNAGLVYYQKDKVAKPETWQQLYAEAAKAPGNGYVYQGKQYEGLTVNFLEMLYSAGGEVLDDKGEVAIDSPETREVLDFMSNGLKNGSADRAVLTYNEDPARLAYESGNFGYQRNWPHVYRLLNATSLAGSFGVAPLPAWEGGKASGVLGGWNLAISAHATNQSGAVAFIDFATTPEWQKHVAMDYSQAPVNEAAYSDAAVLQKMPFATELLASVKGAKPRPISPVYPQISQAIYKNVYAVLSGTASAEDAVKKMAEEITTAKASF, encoded by the coding sequence GTGGACTTGATTCGACCTGCTTCTCCGCTCCAGGAGGACACCGCAACATCACAGACGTCCGCACACATCACTGAACTGCGCGCAGGTTCCTTGCGGACCCGCTTGGTGACTGTCGCCGCAGCGGCTATCGCTGCGGGCCTCCTGATCAGCGGTTGCGGCGGGGGAGCCGCACCCCAAGGTGCGGAACAGGCGGCTGCTGCCGATCCGGCGTCGGGCGCTAATGCCGGCGGCAGCGTCAACATCTGCGGCGTCAAGGATGCGTCGGGGATCTACAAAGGCACTGCGGCGGCATTCACCAAGGCGAACGGCAAGGTCACGGCCAAGTACACCGAGATCGGTGCCACCACAGACGAGGCCCGCACCCAGATCGTCCAGCGGCTCGAAGGTAAGTCCACTGAATGCGATATCTTCCTCACGGACGTCATTTGGACCTCCGAGTTCGCATCCCAGGGCTGGCTGCTGGACCAGACCAAGCTCGTAGAGGCCAACAAGGACCGGCTCATTCCTTCCACGGTGGAGACCACCAAGTACCAGGACAAGTACTGGGCCTCGCCGTTCTTCACGAACGCCGGATTGGTCTACTACCAGAAGGACAAGGTGGCCAAGCCTGAGACGTGGCAGCAGCTCTACGCAGAAGCAGCCAAGGCGCCCGGCAACGGATACGTCTACCAGGGCAAGCAGTACGAGGGCCTGACGGTGAACTTCCTCGAAATGCTCTACAGCGCGGGCGGCGAAGTACTCGACGACAAGGGCGAGGTGGCGATTGATTCGCCGGAGACCCGCGAGGTCCTCGATTTCATGAGCAACGGGCTCAAGAACGGCTCAGCTGACCGCGCAGTCCTGACCTATAACGAAGATCCCGCCCGTCTCGCTTATGAGTCCGGCAACTTCGGCTACCAGCGCAACTGGCCGCATGTATACCGCCTGCTCAACGCCACATCACTGGCCGGCAGTTTTGGCGTGGCGCCGCTGCCCGCATGGGAAGGCGGCAAGGCGTCCGGCGTGCTGGGTGGCTGGAACCTGGCCATCTCCGCCCACGCCACGAACCAGTCCGGGGCCGTGGCGTTCATCGACTTTGCCACCACGCCGGAATGGCAGAAGCACGTGGCCATGGATTACTCCCAGGCCCCGGTCAATGAAGCCGCCTATTCTGATGCGGCAGTTCTCCAAAAGATGCCCTTCGCCACCGAACTGCTCGCGTCCGTCAAGGGTGCCAAGCCCCGCCCGATCTCCCCGGTCTACCCGCAGATCTCCCAGGCGATCTACAAGAACGTATATGCCGTCCTTTCCGGTACAGCCTCCGCCGAGGACGCCGTGAAAAAGATGGCCGAGGAGATCACCACCGCCAAGGCGAGCTTTTAG
- a CDS encoding 2-hydroxy-3-oxopropionate reductase: MSNVAVIGLGIMGLPMAINLVKAGHTVTGFNRSQDKIDKLVSEGGKGATSIADAVKDADVVITMVPDSPDVEGVVSGKDGVFANAKQGTLWIDASSIRPDVAKRLADEAKAAGIRALDAPVSGGEQGAIDAALSIMVGGEAADFEAASDVLNAVGKTIVHVGPAGSGQTVKAANQLIVAVNIEVLAEAIAFLEAYGVDTDAALKVLGGGLAGSKVLDQKGQKMLDRNFDPGFRLALHHKDLGIVTSAAREANVAVPLGAVVAQLVAATVNQGDGGLDHSGLFKQVLQLSGRK; the protein is encoded by the coding sequence ATGAGCAACGTTGCAGTCATCGGACTCGGAATCATGGGCCTGCCCATGGCCATCAACCTGGTCAAGGCCGGCCACACCGTCACCGGCTTCAACCGCAGCCAGGACAAGATCGACAAGCTTGTCTCCGAAGGCGGCAAGGGCGCCACGAGCATCGCGGACGCTGTTAAGGACGCCGACGTCGTCATCACCATGGTCCCCGACTCCCCCGATGTTGAGGGTGTCGTCAGCGGCAAGGACGGCGTCTTCGCCAACGCCAAGCAGGGCACCCTCTGGATCGACGCATCCAGCATCCGTCCGGACGTGGCCAAGCGGCTGGCGGACGAGGCCAAGGCAGCCGGCATCCGTGCCCTCGACGCCCCGGTCTCCGGCGGCGAGCAGGGTGCCATCGACGCCGCACTCTCCATCATGGTGGGCGGCGAAGCGGCCGACTTCGAGGCAGCCTCGGACGTCCTGAACGCCGTCGGCAAGACCATCGTCCACGTCGGCCCGGCAGGCTCCGGCCAGACCGTCAAGGCCGCCAACCAGCTGATCGTGGCAGTCAATATCGAGGTCCTGGCTGAGGCCATCGCCTTCCTCGAGGCCTACGGCGTGGACACCGACGCAGCCCTCAAGGTCCTCGGCGGCGGCCTCGCCGGCTCCAAGGTCCTGGACCAGAAGGGCCAGAAGATGCTGGACCGCAACTTCGACCCCGGCTTCCGCCTGGCCCTCCACCACAAGGACCTCGGCATCGTCACTTCCGCAGCCCGCGAAGCCAACGTCGCCGTTCCCCTCGGCGCCGTCGTCGCACAGCTCGTCGCCGCCACCGTCAACCAGGGCGACGGCGGCCTCGACCACTCGGGCCTCTTCAAGCAGGTCCTCCAGCTCAGCGGCCGGAAGTAG
- a CDS encoding LacI family DNA-binding transcriptional regulator, with translation MARATVQDVARTAGVSVGTVSRVLNGSPAVSEASKEKVNAAIRQLSYRPLASARDLRRDRTMRVLALAKNLDSLVISEVFRGVGDAAAESGYVSLIAATSGDLEREQQLVDMLRNGSVDGLVLFSPTMSDQEVDAVAEQMSVVQVCEIVDAEAAFGVSIDDRQAAYDITRHLIDTGGKRLAMLAHRGARSGRLREEGFRQALAESGLAPDRILFGEGNFGFHSGRALARKLLEAGDLPDAVFCGTDIVAAGCVRELTDAGLRVPGDIAVAGFDDSAQAEMCVPELTTVRQPAYEMGRVAFAELLERMTVPGAHRRGRTFLPHELVVRDSTKG, from the coding sequence ATGGCGCGAGCGACAGTCCAGGACGTCGCCCGGACGGCGGGGGTGTCCGTGGGGACGGTGTCCCGTGTCCTAAACGGAAGTCCGGCTGTCAGTGAGGCGAGCAAGGAAAAGGTCAATGCCGCAATCCGCCAGCTCAGCTATCGGCCGCTTGCCTCGGCCCGGGACCTTCGCCGGGACCGGACAATGCGTGTTTTGGCCCTCGCCAAGAACCTGGATTCTTTGGTGATCAGTGAAGTTTTCCGGGGTGTGGGCGACGCTGCCGCGGAATCGGGCTATGTCAGCCTCATCGCGGCGACGTCCGGGGACCTGGAGCGCGAACAGCAACTGGTGGACATGCTGCGGAATGGCTCCGTGGATGGACTTGTCCTGTTTTCTCCGACGATGTCGGATCAGGAAGTTGATGCCGTTGCCGAGCAGATGAGCGTGGTCCAGGTCTGTGAGATCGTCGACGCCGAAGCGGCCTTCGGTGTGTCCATCGACGACCGTCAGGCCGCGTATGACATCACCCGACACCTGATCGACACCGGCGGCAAGAGGCTGGCCATGCTCGCGCACAGAGGCGCCCGCTCCGGCCGGCTGCGCGAAGAAGGCTTTCGACAGGCGCTCGCCGAATCGGGCTTGGCGCCGGACAGAATCCTGTTCGGCGAAGGCAATTTCGGCTTCCACTCAGGGCGCGCTCTTGCGCGGAAACTGCTGGAGGCCGGGGACCTTCCGGACGCGGTGTTTTGCGGCACCGACATCGTTGCGGCCGGGTGTGTCCGTGAACTCACCGACGCCGGGTTGCGGGTTCCAGGCGACATTGCCGTGGCAGGTTTTGACGACTCGGCCCAGGCGGAAATGTGCGTCCCGGAACTGACCACGGTCCGGCAGCCGGCCTATGAGATGGGCCGTGTGGCATTCGCTGAGCTCCTCGAAAGGATGACCGTGCCGGGCGCCCACCGCCGCGGCCGGACTTTCCTCCCGCACGAGCTCGTGGTGCGGGACTCCACCAAGGGCTAA